The proteins below come from a single Corylus avellana chromosome ca3, CavTom2PMs-1.0 genomic window:
- the LOC132176013 gene encoding F-box/kelch-repeat protein SKIP25 — protein MPMAIANATKRRKQMDHNHRNPSQSLLPGLPDHIAHLCLSLLHPSSLYSVCRSWRRLIYSPSFPPFLSLYALLSSSSSPDSIHFFTFDPISSNWHRLPPPPPDPPLRVLLRHPSFLSRSLPVQSVSVAGNLVLLAATTHNFAPALSHPLIFNPLYKTWAFGPPLATPRRWCAAGAAGGAVYVASGMGSQFSIGTAKSVEKWELGEERSWEWEGKSGLRDGRFSREAIDAVGWRGKLCMVNVKGDAAKEGLVYDVEKDVWEEMPEGMIGGWRGPVAAMDEEVMYTLHERKGALRKYDPERDAWEGIVESERLRGAQQMSAAGGKVCVVCGGGNGIVVVDVMASLGRLWVVDLPAGFEAVAVHILPRMSRPDFGFPATE, from the coding sequence atgccCATGGCCATTGCGAATGCCACCAAGCGCAGAAAGCAGATGGATCACAATCACCGCAATCCCTCTCAGTCTCTGCTTCCAGGGCTTCCCGACCACATCGCCCACCTCTGCCTTTCCCTTCTCCACCCTTCTTCTCTCTACTCCGTCTGCCGCTCATGGCGTCGCCTTATCTACTCTCCTTCCTTCCCTCCTTTCCTCTCTTTATACGctcttttatcttcttcttcatcgccGGATTCAATCCACTTCTTCACCTTCGACCCCATCTCATCCAATTGGCATCGTCTTCCTCCCCCGCCACCTGATCCGCCGCTCCGCGTCCTCCTCCGCCACCCATCTTTCTTATCCCGGAGCCTCCCCGTTCAATCGGTCTCCGTCGCCGGCAACCTCGTGCTCCTGGCCGCCACCACCCATAACTTCGCCCCCGCGCTCTCCCACCCTCTGATTTTTAACCCGCTCTACAAAACGTGGGCCTTCGGCCCGCCACTCGCCACGCCGCGCCGGTGGTGCGCAGCGGGCGCGGCGGGCGGCGCGGTTTACGTGGCGAGCGGGATGGGGTCCCAGTTCTCCATCGGTACGGCAAAGTCCGTGGAGAAGTGGGAGTTGGGAGAGGAGCGGAGTTGGGAGTGGGAGGGGAAGAGCGGGCTTAGAGATGGGCGGTTCAGCAGAGAAGCGATTGATGCGGTGGGGTGGAGAGGGAAGCTTTGTATGGTGAATGTGAAAGGCGATGCTGCGAAAGAAGGGCTGGTTTACGACGTGGAGAAGGACGTGTGGGAGGAGATGCCGGAGGGCATGATCGGCGGGTGGAGAGGGCCGGTGGCGGCCATGGACGAGGAAGTGATGTACACTTTGCACGAGCGCAAGGGCGCTCTGAGAAAGTATGACCCGGAGAGGGATGCGTGGGAGGGGATTGTGGAGTCGGAGAGGCTGAGAGGGGCGCAGCAGATGTCCGCCGCCGGCGGAAAAGTGTGCGTCGTTTGCGGTGGCGGTAATGGGATTGTGGTGGTGGATGTGATGGCGTCGCTGGGAAGATTGTGGGTGGTGGATTTGCCGGCGGGATTTGAAGCCGTGGCGGTTCATATCTTGCCCAGGATGAGCCGGCCGGACTTTGGATTTCCAGCCAcagaatga